The DNA window CCGGTCGAGGAGGCGTACGGGCTCTGCAGGTATGACTGGATGCGAGAAGCCCTGGACAAGCTCAAGGAGCAGCTCCTgtgcgccggcgacgatggccTCTGCGCCCCCTCGCCGTCTTTGGTGGAGATGCCGGCGCcgggctcgtcgccgccgtcgtcaagcctgTACATGGTGATGCCGGCGGTGGCTGAAGGAGCTGTGGCGTTGTGCTGATGTTCCTCTTCCTGGCTCCTGCTGCTGATCATGcatcatgatgatgatgctccCTTGGAAGCAGAGAAACCTGAACTTGAACTTGCATGAGGCAAAAAGTTTCAGATGTTGAATGGTGATGGGTTCAGGCTCTTTCACCAATGAGATGTATTTATTCTGAAATCACCAAAGTGATGTCCAACCTAATAACTGTTCTTTAGTGCTGAGAACTAGTGGGAAGAAAGTAGCTAACCCCATCTTCTGGACTGAATGCAATTTTAACATTGTGACATGTTGATCAAAGTTTGTTTGAGAAATCTCTGGTGCCCCAAGAACAGAACTGATTTTTACATGAGTTCCttaggaaaataaaaacttgatTCAGCATGTTAcatctaaaataattacatgTAAAGGAGATCACCAGAAAGGGAAAATCATACAGACTTGCTTAGACACCTTTGGTAGCTGCACAGATCAGATCACTTACAGTCTTGCAGTTGCAGTCAATATGCAACCATACATGTGATGGAGGGCATACAAAACGAAGCACGGAAGTGATGACAAACCGAAAACTGACAACATAGcacgtatttttttttgatgaaacGGCTATTTTGAAAACAGTGAAAATCGAATCATAATATTGTTTCTACTCACACCAGTGGCACTCTGTACAACCTAGGAAAGAGTACGAAAATATCGAAAACCAGAACATCTTATAACATAAGACGAATGCGGATCGAGGTAATAAGCTCTtcagtctaacaaaaaatatctctagGTACCGATAtctcacggtaccaaatcatttctgatcgttggatctaagtGCACATCTTACTCATTAGATCCAATACTAGGAAACGATTTGTTGaaccgaagcaaatctcatagGCTAATGACAAAGCAGGTGATTGGAGCGAAGTAAAAGATGGATTAAATCTTGATCATGAGCGAGCAACCCATGTGGACATGGCGTACAGTATCCGGCCCTTCCAGCCCTGCAGCAACCAGCGGtggtcgacgtcgacgacgaagtCCCGGTGATACAGCCTGCCGACCATGTCGCGGACGAGCCGGACGAGGCCCGGGTCCAGCGGCAGCTGCGCCAGCCCGCTCCGGCGGTTGCGCGCCTGCCACTGCCTGTACGTCTCCGGCCGGTCCACCCGGCCGGCGCCCTCGCAGGCGACGACGTTGAGCGCGCACCGCCCCAGGATGTCCCGCTCGATCAGCAGccgctcgccgctgccgcgcggGACGGTGGCGTCCAGCACGTCGAACTGCGCCGCGTAGAAGAAGAGCGCCTCCCTGAACCGCGTCGGGAAGGAGGGCGCGCCGTAGGTGCCGTTCACCACGCACTGGACGAACACCGCGGGGCCCATGGCGCGGATGTTGCCCAGCACCGCGTCGCGGGGGCTCGGGGTGTCTTCGCCTCCGTCGGGGCTCTCGTCGTGGAGGGTGTTGAGGTGGTGGAGGCAGTTCACGACGAGCACCTCCTCGgggtcgacggcgaggtcgtcgCGGCGGACCGTCTCCCACCtggcggcgatggcgtggAACCTGAATGGCACGCCGAACTCGCGGGCGCAGCTGCTCAGCCGGCGCCCTGTCTCCTCGATTTCGCGGGCCGGCCGGAACCCCGGCTGGGGGAGGTCGATGCCGGTGATCCTCACCTCCGGCGGGCCGCCTTCCCTGGCCGCCAGCAGCTTGAACAGGCCTGGCCACTGGAACCCGTAGTGCACGCCGTAGTCGACGATGTGCAGCTtgcgcctccccgccgcggcgccgtaGATGGTCCTGTTGCTGAAGACGAAGCTCACCTTCTTGATGCAGCAGGCCGCGGTGAACAGCTTGTAGGCCCTGAGGAAGTCCACCGTCGACGTGCGCCTCGCCATGAGCGACTGGTACACCTGGCTCCCCGTGCCGGCCAGCCGCGCCTCCAGCCCCTCGGCGAAGAAGGACGCCAGGCGCTGCGTGGCGTCCCCTCGCACCGACGAGTGCTCCTTGATCTGCTTCAGCGTCTCGGCCGCGCCCCGCCGGTcgcccgtcgccaccgcctgcGCGCAGTGGATGAGCATGGCGTGCAGGTCGACCACCGGAGCCTtcgcgcgcgcctccctccGGCCGCTGTTCCGGGTGTTCTTCTCGGCCTCGCTGTCCATGGCGATGCGCAGCTCCGTCATCCCCTTGATGAAGACCTCGTACTCGTCGAGCATAATTTCGTCGAACATCTCGCGCGCGGCTGCGGTGTCCTCCCGCCCTGGCAGCATCAGCTTGCTGCTCCTGCCCGTCTCAGCCTCCaggtcgtcctcgccgtgccTGTTCTTcttccggccgccgccgtctcttcCTCCGAATGTTCGCAGCGCTGTCTCATCCACCACAGgctccgtctccgtctccggccGCGCGCTGCCGTGGAAGCCGGCGAAGAGGGTGTCATTGGTGGGCAGGAACTTCTTggcctcctcccttcccttgAGGAACGCCAGGTTGAACATCTCCACGCTGTCCCTGTCCGCGCCGGCGAACAGCAGCTTCGGGTCGGCGCCCACCTCCCcttcgacgtcggcgacgagcaaggtgtggtggtggtggtcgggCTCGGGCAGGCCGGCGAGCGTGCCGGGGGGGTGTGCCGGGGATCGGAGCAGCTGGTACAGATCGACTGGGTTGTAGGGGCACGTGGCGCTGGCGGAGTCGTCGCTTGTGCTgttggtggcggcgccggagtgGTCGTCGGAGGAGCTGCTCGTGTTGGTGTTgctggtgacggcgacggcggaggaggagacgtcGTCGAGAATCTGGGCGTAGGGCTGCTGGGCGTCGAGGAGGGCGGGGTGGTCGGGGTACTGGTAGAAGAACCTGTCGTCGATGTCTTCCTCCATGAGGATGCGGGAGatgaaggggaggaggaggtcgtcgTTGCtggggtcgtcgtcgtcggcggcggcggcggcggcgtgcggcgtCGGGGGCAGGTCGAGGAACAGCGAGGGGGAGAAGGGCTCGAGGTCGTccgcctgcggcggcggcggcaccaccggtgcggcggccatggcggcctcAGCTGCAATCGAACTACGTACGTACGGAGACGCCGACGGCTCGGGAGTGTATGGGTAGGCCGTGCATGGATGGGTGTGGT is part of the Oryza brachyantha chromosome 11, ObraRS2, whole genome shotgun sequence genome and encodes:
- the LOC102707352 gene encoding scarecrow-like protein 34 yields the protein MAAAPVVPPPPQADDLEPFSPSLFLDLPPTPHAAAAAADDDDPSNDDLLLPFISRILMEEDIDDRFFYQYPDHPALLDAQQPYAQILDDVSSSAVAVTSNTNTSSSSDDHSGAATNSTSDDSASATCPYNPVDLYQLLRSPAHPPGTLAGLPEPDHHHHTLLVADVEGEVGADPKLLFAGADRDSVEMFNLAFLKGREEAKKFLPTNDTLFAGFHGSARPETETEPVVDETALRTFGGRDGGGRKKNRHGEDDLEAETGRSSKLMLPGREDTAAAREMFDEIMLDEYEVFIKGMTELRIAMDSEAEKNTRNSGRREARAKAPVVDLHAMLIHCAQAVATGDRRGAAETLKQIKEHSSVRGDATQRLASFFAEGLEARLAGTGSQVYQSLMARRTSTVDFLRAYKLFTAACCIKKVSFVFSNRTIYGAAAGRRKLHIVDYGVHYGFQWPGLFKLLAAREGGPPEVRITGIDLPQPGFRPAREIEETGRRLSSCAREFGVPFRFHAIAARWETVRRDDLAVDPEEVLVVNCLHHLNTLHDESPDGGEDTPSPRDAVLGNIRAMGPAVFVQCVVNGTYGAPSFPTRFREALFFYAAQFDVLDATVPRGSGERLLIERDILGRCALNVVACEGAGRVDRPETYRQWQARNRRSGLAQLPLDPGLVRLVRDMVGRLYHRDFVVDVDHRWLLQGWKGRILYAMSTWVARS